One window of Alkalispirochaeta americana genomic DNA carries:
- a CDS encoding arsenate reductase family protein, with protein sequence MIPQIIGTKKSAAFRRCLRFCKERGITVQERDLYAQPLQPGELDTIAAGCGGMEALIDTDSKSYRQRGFAWMDYDPREELLEDPGLLRQPLVRCDRGVCLDPGEAELKKLLL encoded by the coding sequence ATGATACCACAAATTATCGGTACAAAAAAATCAGCTGCTTTCCGGCGTTGCCTTCGTTTTTGCAAGGAGCGGGGTATCACCGTTCAGGAACGTGATCTCTATGCCCAGCCGCTTCAGCCAGGTGAGCTCGATACGATCGCTGCCGGGTGCGGAGGCATGGAAGCCCTGATCGATACAGACAGCAAATCCTACCGGCAACGGGGCTTTGCCTGGATGGACTACGACCCCCGGGAGGAGCTCCTGGAAGACCCGGGACTTCTTCGCCAGCCTCTGGTCCGATGTGATCGGGGGGTCTGTCTTGATCCCGGCGAGGCAGAACTCAAGAAACTCCTTCTTTGA
- a CDS encoding penicillin-binding protein encodes MAVEYHRNTAQRARENRTRRTRITVVTVIFVWTVLIVQYGNIMIPGTPAAARGPTPLLFERGPILDRRGRILAIQTNLDTVTAWRPHIREIDHTARVLGDILDQDHRIIAERLAASSGFVTIERTITPSQSRRIRAELQQGNLRGVHLQPDLGRSYPEGEAAAAVIGYSGVDNAGLAGIEYMFSEYLYPSPQTARQQQATGQKAAGQHTASMGNQVFLTLDLAIQTAADDLGKRLLSEHQADTVMILVAEAKSGALLAMSSQPSFNPNSFQSYPRESRKNPAISRIYEPGSVFKAYTMAAFLELGGITPEARFNASRAYTTRDSGFRITDIASYGIIGPEEVIKYSSNVGAAFASETVEEGAFYTMLSAFGFGSPTRIDLNGEERGLLARPDRWSSRTKPTLAIGQEIGVTALQMVAAATPLANEGILLRPQIVDRIVSPSGEVLQRFGRDPVRQVLSPHTVELMLSYMQSATGPGGTARRINLEGIAVAAKTGTAEVFDVHQGRYSDSHFLASTLALVPAHDPQLIVYLVIDHPRGEYLGGRIAAPAVGELLNVLAPYYGIPRESDTTLQHPGRIVIRPNPLPEVQDRMPDLSGLPLRSVIPLLGRDDLAVTIEGSGYVVRQNPPPGSALREGATITLELE; translated from the coding sequence TTGGCCGTCGAGTATCACCGTAACACCGCGCAGCGAGCCCGGGAGAACCGAACCAGGCGGACGAGGATCACCGTCGTCACAGTCATCTTTGTCTGGACGGTTCTGATCGTTCAGTACGGCAATATCATGATCCCCGGAACTCCCGCAGCAGCCCGGGGCCCCACGCCGCTTCTCTTTGAGCGGGGACCGATCCTGGACCGGCGAGGTCGAATCCTGGCAATCCAGACCAACCTGGACACGGTGACGGCCTGGAGACCCCACATCCGGGAAATCGATCACACGGCTCGTGTTCTGGGCGACATTCTGGATCAGGATCACCGCATCATTGCAGAACGACTGGCAGCCTCCTCGGGATTCGTCACCATTGAACGAACAATCACCCCAAGCCAGAGCAGGAGAATCCGGGCAGAGCTCCAACAGGGGAATCTTCGCGGTGTCCACCTCCAGCCCGACCTGGGACGAAGCTACCCTGAAGGAGAGGCAGCCGCCGCAGTGATCGGCTATTCCGGTGTGGATAACGCAGGACTCGCGGGGATCGAGTACATGTTCTCGGAGTACCTCTATCCATCGCCACAGACCGCACGGCAGCAGCAAGCCACTGGACAAAAAGCCGCCGGGCAACACACCGCATCCATGGGAAACCAGGTCTTCCTCACCCTGGATCTTGCGATCCAGACAGCCGCCGATGATCTGGGAAAACGCCTTTTGAGCGAGCATCAGGCCGACACAGTGATGATCCTTGTGGCCGAAGCAAAATCAGGGGCTCTTCTGGCCATGTCCAGCCAGCCCTCGTTCAACCCAAACTCCTTCCAGTCCTATCCCCGGGAATCCCGCAAAAATCCGGCGATCTCCCGCATCTATGAGCCCGGCAGCGTTTTCAAGGCCTATACCATGGCAGCCTTCCTGGAGCTGGGAGGAATCACCCCCGAGGCCCGTTTTAACGCATCCAGGGCCTACACCACCCGCGACAGCGGATTCAGAATCACCGATATCGCCTCGTATGGAATCATCGGCCCCGAAGAGGTTATCAAATACTCAAGCAACGTAGGAGCGGCCTTTGCCTCCGAAACAGTGGAAGAGGGTGCGTTCTATACCATGCTCTCTGCCTTTGGCTTCGGAAGCCCCACCAGGATTGATCTCAACGGTGAAGAGCGGGGTTTGCTGGCCCGTCCCGACAGGTGGTCCAGCAGAACCAAGCCCACCCTGGCCATAGGTCAGGAGATTGGAGTAACTGCTCTTCAGATGGTGGCCGCCGCGACCCCTCTGGCCAACGAAGGGATTCTCCTGCGGCCCCAGATCGTCGACCGCATCGTTTCTCCCTCGGGAGAGGTTCTGCAACGGTTTGGCCGGGACCCGGTCCGGCAGGTTCTCTCACCACACACCGTGGAACTCATGCTCTCCTACATGCAAAGCGCCACCGGCCCCGGAGGAACAGCCCGGCGAATCAACCTTGAGGGAATAGCCGTGGCGGCAAAAACCGGGACAGCCGAAGTCTTCGATGTCCACCAGGGGAGGTACTCCGACAGTCATTTTCTTGCCTCCACCCTGGCTCTGGTACCGGCCCACGATCCCCAGCTCATTGTCTATCTCGTGATCGACCATCCCCGGGGAGAATACCTGGGGGGGCGAATCGCCGCACCCGCCGTGGGAGAGCTTCTGAACGTTCTTGCTCCCTATTACGGCATTCCCCGGGAAAGCGACACCACCCTGCAGCACCCGGGGCGGATCGTGATCCGGCCGAACCCTCTTCCCGAAGTCCAGGACCGAATGCCCGATCTCTCGGGCCTGCCCCTGCGCTCGGTCATTCCGCTCCTGGGAAGAGACGATCTGGCGGTTACCATCGAAGGAAGCGGCTACGTGGTACGCCAGAATCCTCCTCCCGGATCAGCTCTTCGGGAAGGAGCAACCATCACGCTGGAGCTTGAATGA
- a CDS encoding nitroreductase family protein, with translation MAEIVPEILSRRARRAYGPRTLERDLLERLLEAAVLAPSCNNKQPWRFLVCHDDDALELARGALLGGNYWAREAPVLLVVTTRDDLDCQLSDNREYALFDTGLAVMNLMLQATREGLYAHPMAGFDPQILRNAFAIEEGTRIVTVVALGYPGDEGTLNEKHRKSEDSPRERKPLVEVVQWNRWEPL, from the coding sequence ATGGCGGAGATCGTACCGGAAATTCTCAGCCGCCGGGCCAGACGGGCCTACGGGCCGCGCACGCTTGAGAGGGATCTCCTGGAGAGACTCTTGGAAGCGGCGGTGCTTGCCCCCAGCTGCAACAACAAGCAACCCTGGCGGTTTCTGGTGTGCCACGACGATGACGCCCTGGAGCTTGCCCGGGGAGCTCTTCTTGGCGGAAACTACTGGGCCCGGGAAGCGCCGGTGCTGCTGGTGGTGACCACCCGGGACGATCTGGATTGCCAGTTGAGCGACAACAGGGAGTATGCTCTCTTTGATACGGGCCTGGCTGTGATGAACCTCATGCTTCAGGCAACACGGGAGGGGCTCTACGCGCACCCCATGGCGGGTTTTGACCCCCAGATCCTGCGGAACGCCTTTGCTATCGAGGAAGGAACCCGGATTGTCACAGTGGTGGCTCTGGGGTATCCCGGCGATGAAGGGACTCTGAACGAGAAGCATCGGAAGTCCGAGGACTCTCCCCGGGAGCGAAAGCCGCTGGTTGAGGTGGTGCAGTGGAACCGATGGGAGCCTCTCTAG
- a CDS encoding NAD(P)H-hydrate dehydratase has product MREQDLLVSSAVMAGIDEAAREKLGIPGAVLMENAGRGAWEVLRRVLHTEKNDLSPGPLVFCAGPGNNGGDALVMARWALMEEEFPLAVVTSRASLGAAATAQWDILERMGVTRLVWDEEPVLVKELLGRARMIVDGLSGTGLAGALRGSLVSLVEAMNASPAPIAAVDLPSGFRDGPDPADPRVQADVTIVTGYLKLSLFTPLGRPGAGRLFQVDPGFPPALVRDARDSGDTDRFQVRLVNPEDLPVPLVPADAHKGMRGRVGVIGGAPGTEGAPLLAGLGALYGGAGMVRICSGGGQAAGGYDPSLMVSSDTRESRNETVAWASALVIGPGWTGASREDLQELLQEARERSLPVVADAQALRLLGEDLLSGGGGGDSSRGGGFPLILTPHPGELSAMLGWSVRDLACNPWEGLRRTVETCSAVVVLKGAVTFVADPGGQITLFDGRCPALATAGSGDVLAGLVGAFCAAGMEASKAARTAVAIHLRAGRHLASQRGWFTARDLARSLGTFSGGLS; this is encoded by the coding sequence ATGCGCGAGCAGGATCTTCTGGTTTCCTCGGCCGTTATGGCGGGAATAGACGAGGCTGCCCGGGAAAAGCTGGGTATCCCCGGGGCGGTTCTTATGGAAAACGCCGGCCGGGGAGCCTGGGAGGTGCTCCGGCGGGTTCTTCACACAGAAAAGAACGATCTCTCCCCGGGGCCTCTTGTCTTCTGTGCAGGCCCGGGAAACAATGGAGGCGATGCCCTGGTGATGGCACGCTGGGCGCTCATGGAAGAGGAGTTCCCTCTGGCGGTGGTCACGTCCCGGGCCAGCCTGGGTGCTGCTGCGACGGCGCAGTGGGACATCCTGGAGCGTATGGGTGTCACCCGGCTGGTATGGGACGAAGAGCCTGTTCTGGTGAAGGAGCTTCTGGGCAGAGCCCGGATGATCGTGGACGGTCTGAGCGGAACGGGACTCGCCGGCGCACTTCGAGGGAGCCTCGTCTCGCTGGTGGAGGCCATGAACGCCTCGCCGGCCCCGATCGCTGCGGTCGATCTCCCGTCGGGTTTTCGCGATGGTCCCGATCCCGCAGACCCCCGGGTTCAGGCCGATGTGACCATTGTGACGGGATACCTCAAGCTGTCCCTTTTTACTCCCCTGGGACGGCCCGGGGCGGGGCGGCTGTTTCAGGTAGATCCGGGATTTCCTCCTGCCCTGGTGCGGGACGCCAGGGATTCCGGAGATACCGACCGGTTTCAGGTGCGGCTGGTGAATCCTGAAGACCTTCCGGTTCCGCTTGTGCCTGCTGACGCCCACAAGGGTATGCGCGGCAGGGTGGGGGTGATCGGCGGTGCTCCCGGTACAGAGGGCGCGCCCCTCCTGGCAGGGTTGGGGGCTCTCTACGGCGGAGCCGGAATGGTGAGAATCTGCAGCGGGGGCGGCCAGGCAGCAGGCGGCTACGATCCCTCTCTTATGGTGAGCAGCGATACCCGGGAGAGCAGAAACGAGACGGTTGCCTGGGCGTCAGCCCTCGTGATCGGCCCGGGGTGGACCGGTGCCAGCCGGGAGGACCTGCAGGAACTGCTCCAGGAAGCTCGGGAACGTTCCCTGCCTGTTGTGGCCGATGCCCAGGCTCTTCGCCTTCTGGGAGAGGATCTTCTTTCCGGGGGGGGCGGGGGGGATAGCTCCCGGGGGGGCGGGTTTCCCCTGATTCTGACTCCCCATCCGGGGGAACTCTCGGCGATGCTGGGCTGGTCTGTGCGGGATCTGGCGTGCAACCCCTGGGAAGGGCTTCGACGGACTGTGGAAACCTGTTCTGCTGTGGTTGTTCTGAAGGGAGCCGTCACCTTCGTTGCTGATCCTGGTGGTCAGATCACGCTTTTTGACGGCCGTTGTCCTGCGCTGGCAACGGCTGGAAGCGGTGATGTTCTGGCGGGGCTTGTCGGGGCCTTTTGTGCCGCAGGGATGGAGGCGAGCAAGGCTGCCCGGACCGCTGTGGCGATCCACCTCCGGGCAGGCCGACATCTGGCCTCGCAACGAGGGTGGTTCACGGCCCGCGATCTGGCCCGTTCGCTGGGCACTTTTTCCGGAGGTCTTTCATGA
- a CDS encoding S26 family signal peptidase, which translates to MRIIIVTALLVATLAWSVQELPAAFLIVSGNSMYPFARSGQIVLVNRYVYRFSAPDAGDVVAFRTPDSGELAMKRVSAVAPGPRYHLVGDNHRDSLDSRHFGWISRDAIIGRVESLGRRVSP; encoded by the coding sequence GTGCGAATTATCATCGTCACCGCTCTGCTCGTCGCCACCCTGGCCTGGTCAGTACAGGAGCTTCCGGCGGCGTTCCTTATCGTATCGGGCAACAGTATGTACCCTTTTGCGAGGTCAGGCCAGATTGTTCTGGTGAACAGGTATGTTTATCGCTTCTCCGCTCCCGATGCCGGAGATGTAGTGGCTTTTCGCACCCCCGATTCAGGAGAGCTTGCGATGAAACGAGTATCCGCTGTTGCCCCAGGCCCCCGCTATCATCTTGTCGGCGACAACCACCGGGATTCCCTGGACTCCCGTCATTTTGGATGGATCTCTCGGGACGCAATAATTGGGAGGGTCGAATCCCTTGGCCGTCGAGTATCACCGTAA
- a CDS encoding NUDIX domain-containing protein encodes MGCCGRSGRKLFRQGRLVTTAAVAYQEGRFFAAQRKETGAQPLRWEFPGGKCDEADPDERSCLEREFREEFGVSVTVGDEAGSIPFDHKGVSYVLVGYWVQIPPEPLILREHLQAGWYTPGELLELDLSDSDRSLVKEILPLVESSRR; translated from the coding sequence ATGGGGTGTTGTGGACGTTCCGGACGGAAGCTCTTCCGTCAGGGCCGACTGGTAACGACTGCTGCCGTGGCGTATCAGGAGGGCCGTTTCTTTGCCGCCCAGCGCAAGGAGACGGGAGCCCAGCCCCTGCGGTGGGAGTTTCCGGGAGGCAAGTGCGACGAGGCAGACCCGGACGAACGCTCCTGTCTTGAACGGGAGTTTCGGGAGGAGTTCGGGGTTTCCGTTACCGTAGGAGACGAGGCAGGAAGTATCCCTTTCGATCACAAGGGCGTCTCCTACGTGCTGGTGGGCTATTGGGTGCAGATTCCCCCGGAACCGCTGATCCTGAGGGAGCATCTCCAGGCGGGGTGGTATACTCCCGGGGAGTTGCTTGAGCTGGATCTCTCCGATTCCGATCGTTCCCTGGTGAAAGAAATTCTCCCGTTGGTTGAATCCTCAAGGAGGTAG
- the secA gene encoding preprotein translocase subunit SecA codes for MLDTVIQILFGSKSEADLKKLLPILRNINAQESWAQKLSREEILSCTAQWRKEVQEGRSLDDILPQAFAVAREAARRVLGERPYDVQLLGAIVLHQGKIMEMKTGEGKTLSSVSAAYLNSLTGKGVHVITVNDYLAERDASWMGPVFEYLGVSVGYIVSDMDNDARHVAYRKDITYGTNNEFGFDYLRDNMRYDQSGKVQRGHTYCIIDEIDSILIDEARTPLIISGQTNDDTSKFREVNQVVLDLQEAAKDPETGDYPEEPQGDYKVEEKTRKISFTDQGLNHLEELLVRRKIISGSIFDQENFEYIHYATQALRAHRLFHKDQQYVVKDSKVEIVDEFTGRILHGRRYSEGLHQAIEAKERIRVAARNRTLATITFQNFFRMYNKISGMTGTAETEAKEFGNIYGLDVVVIPTNRPVARIDQDDVIYVSSRDKYNAICDELERLHKKGQPVLVGTISIEKSEELSQMLKKRGVRHEVLNAKNHAREALIVAEAGAKGSITIATNMAGRGTDIKLGGNPEFRARRSLPEEASPEEIQQAIARERAKWRQDYQEVQSLGGLFVLGTERHESRRIDNQLRGRSGRQGDPGESRFFLSMDDDLMRLFGGGRFNLKSIMERGLEPGEPLNHSMINKSIERAQNKVEERNFDIRKHLLEYDDVVNEQRKVVYSQRDAIMEDAALIQRIMNTAEDVLEEILEEHPVSGSLQEAQAQHLLGLLQEQLLFFAPREAPDYAGLDQEAFRKTILTEMRQELAQKEEVVGQERLNYIIRIEYIRTIDQRWQEHLENLEELREAVYLRGYAQKNPLLEYKLEGFRIFDEFLADIRTKIARLMFAIRATGMEERRPAGVAQGTAQHSSTSLLGSGPAGGGRGPAPQEGSLPRQSQVRRTVPKVGRNDLCPCGSGKKYKHCHGK; via the coding sequence ATGCTCGACACAGTCATCCAGATACTATTCGGGTCCAAATCGGAAGCGGACCTCAAGAAGCTTCTGCCAATCTTGCGGAACATCAATGCCCAGGAGTCGTGGGCCCAAAAACTCTCCCGGGAGGAGATCCTCAGCTGCACTGCCCAGTGGCGAAAGGAGGTTCAGGAGGGCCGTTCCCTGGACGATATCCTCCCCCAGGCCTTTGCCGTGGCCCGCGAGGCCGCCCGCAGGGTTCTGGGAGAACGTCCCTACGATGTTCAGCTCCTGGGAGCCATTGTTCTCCACCAGGGCAAGATCATGGAGATGAAGACCGGTGAAGGAAAGACCCTCTCGTCGGTCTCGGCGGCCTATCTGAACAGCCTCACCGGCAAGGGCGTTCATGTAATTACCGTGAACGACTACCTGGCGGAACGGGACGCATCCTGGATGGGCCCCGTCTTCGAATACCTGGGGGTCTCCGTGGGGTACATCGTTTCCGACATGGACAACGATGCCCGCCATGTGGCCTACCGCAAGGACATCACCTACGGAACAAATAACGAGTTCGGGTTCGATTACCTCCGGGACAATATGCGCTACGACCAGAGCGGCAAGGTCCAGCGGGGCCATACCTACTGTATCATCGACGAGATCGACTCCATCCTGATCGACGAAGCCCGAACGCCCCTGATCATCTCGGGCCAGACCAACGACGATACCAGCAAGTTTCGCGAGGTCAACCAGGTTGTTCTGGATCTCCAGGAAGCAGCCAAGGACCCCGAGACGGGAGACTATCCCGAAGAGCCCCAGGGTGATTACAAGGTTGAGGAAAAGACCCGCAAGATCAGCTTCACCGATCAGGGGCTCAACCACCTGGAAGAGCTTCTGGTACGGCGCAAGATCATCAGCGGCAGTATCTTCGACCAGGAAAACTTTGAGTATATCCACTACGCCACACAGGCCCTGCGGGCGCACCGCCTCTTTCACAAGGATCAGCAGTACGTTGTAAAGGACAGCAAGGTGGAGATCGTGGACGAGTTCACCGGACGAATTCTCCACGGACGTCGCTACAGCGAGGGGCTCCACCAGGCGATCGAAGCCAAGGAACGAATCCGCGTGGCCGCCCGCAACCGCACCCTTGCAACGATCACCTTCCAGAACTTCTTCCGTATGTACAACAAGATCTCGGGCATGACAGGAACCGCCGAGACCGAGGCCAAGGAGTTCGGAAACATCTACGGCCTTGACGTGGTGGTGATCCCCACAAACCGCCCCGTGGCGCGGATTGATCAGGACGACGTGATCTACGTCTCCTCCCGGGACAAATACAACGCCATTTGCGACGAGCTGGAGCGGCTTCACAAAAAGGGACAGCCTGTGCTGGTCGGCACAATCTCCATCGAGAAATCGGAAGAACTCTCGCAGATGCTCAAAAAACGGGGCGTTCGTCACGAGGTTCTGAACGCCAAGAACCACGCCCGGGAAGCCCTCATTGTTGCCGAGGCGGGTGCCAAAGGCTCTATCACCATCGCCACCAACATGGCTGGTCGCGGTACGGACATCAAACTGGGAGGAAACCCCGAGTTCAGGGCCCGCCGCTCCCTTCCGGAAGAGGCCTCGCCCGAAGAGATCCAGCAGGCAATCGCCCGGGAGCGCGCAAAATGGCGCCAGGATTACCAGGAAGTGCAATCCCTGGGAGGGCTCTTTGTCCTGGGAACAGAACGTCACGAATCACGACGGATCGATAACCAGCTCCGGGGGCGAAGCGGTCGCCAGGGCGATCCCGGCGAATCCCGCTTTTTTCTCTCCATGGACGACGACCTGATGCGCCTCTTTGGCGGCGGCCGGTTCAACCTGAAGTCCATCATGGAACGGGGCCTTGAGCCGGGTGAACCGCTGAACCACTCCATGATCAACAAAAGCATCGAGCGGGCGCAGAACAAGGTAGAGGAGCGGAACTTCGATATCAGGAAGCACCTCCTTGAATACGACGATGTGGTGAACGAACAGCGCAAGGTTGTCTACAGCCAGCGCGATGCCATCATGGAAGACGCAGCGCTGATCCAGCGCATCATGAATACCGCCGAGGATGTCCTGGAAGAGATCCTTGAGGAACACCCCGTAAGCGGCTCACTTCAGGAGGCCCAGGCGCAGCATCTCCTGGGATTGCTCCAGGAGCAGTTGCTCTTTTTTGCTCCCCGGGAAGCACCAGACTACGCAGGATTGGATCAGGAGGCGTTCCGCAAGACTATCCTCACGGAGATGCGCCAGGAGCTGGCCCAGAAAGAGGAGGTCGTGGGGCAGGAGCGGCTGAACTACATTATCCGCATCGAGTACATCCGCACCATCGATCAGCGCTGGCAGGAGCATCTGGAAAACCTGGAGGAGCTCCGCGAGGCGGTCTATTTGCGGGGGTACGCCCAGAAAAACCCCCTGCTGGAATACAAGCTGGAGGGGTTCCGCATCTTTGACGAGTTCCTGGCCGATATCAGGACAAAAATTGCCCGGCTCATGTTTGCCATCAGGGCCACGGGCATGGAAGAGCGCCGTCCCGCAGGGGTTGCCCAGGGTACGGCACAACACAGCAGCACCAGCCTCCTGGGATCAGGCCCGGCAGGAGGCGGCCGGGGGCCGGCTCCGCAGGAAGGAAGCCTTCCCCGCCAGAGCCAGGTCCGCAGGACCGTGCCCAAGGTGGGCAGAAACGACCTCTGCCCCTGCGGCAGCGGCAAGAAGTACAAACACTGCCACGGCAAGTAG
- a CDS encoding LIC_12708 family protein produces the protein MADATRPFPVLSLTGLSALLLSLLFSLLFSGCDDSAAVILEREERFRLGLGFLEDELGLFGRDNTVPQQPNSVVMRDGLVFVGNGSANKIMGFTSFGDLVRLIYQPRDNPRPVTLSEGNFGEESGTRRAVPFPFEGLGRIAVDSRRFLYAEDRIPRNRAIWDEELGVHLNRQIFRFDNNGQMVDYLGQEGIGGTPFPFIHDLTVTKRDELAVITRIKEGFISFFYSSEGDFLTAVEIGRDRLPLPSEDEGYIPVLNEVVAGVDEPRLYVKISYYRAQKDAAAGRDHGIALDHARVYWIDLVSGRYEGFVELPRGNGEEHFELTGVARGEHLFLLSRENPSRVQLVIMNDEGRVLRRRSLEVSEVDLTARSFYLCYDGVLTALLGYHDQAQVVWWRSDRLLPQP, from the coding sequence ATGGCTGATGCAACGCGCCCTTTCCCTGTTCTGTCCCTGACAGGCTTGTCTGCTCTTCTTCTATCACTTCTCTTCTCCCTTCTTTTCTCGGGGTGCGACGATTCTGCGGCGGTGATTCTTGAGCGGGAGGAGCGATTTCGGCTCGGCCTGGGGTTTCTGGAAGACGAGCTGGGGCTCTTTGGCAGAGACAACACGGTGCCCCAGCAACCCAATTCGGTGGTCATGCGCGATGGCCTTGTTTTTGTGGGGAACGGCAGTGCCAACAAGATCATGGGCTTTACCTCCTTCGGCGATCTGGTTCGTCTGATCTATCAGCCCCGTGACAACCCCCGGCCTGTAACATTATCCGAGGGTAACTTCGGCGAGGAATCGGGAACTCGCCGGGCCGTGCCGTTTCCTTTCGAGGGCCTTGGGCGGATCGCTGTGGATTCCCGCCGATTTCTCTACGCCGAGGATCGGATTCCCCGTAACCGGGCGATCTGGGACGAGGAGCTGGGGGTGCATTTAAATCGTCAGATCTTCCGGTTCGACAACAACGGCCAGATGGTTGATTACCTGGGGCAGGAGGGAATAGGAGGAACCCCCTTTCCCTTCATTCATGATCTGACCGTGACCAAACGGGACGAGTTGGCCGTGATCACCCGGATCAAAGAGGGATTTATCTCCTTTTTTTATTCATCGGAAGGTGATTTTCTCACAGCTGTGGAGATTGGTCGGGACCGGTTGCCCCTGCCCTCGGAGGATGAAGGGTATATACCGGTTCTGAACGAGGTGGTTGCCGGAGTGGATGAGCCGCGCCTGTATGTGAAAATATCCTATTACCGGGCGCAAAAGGATGCTGCTGCGGGCAGGGATCACGGGATTGCCCTGGATCACGCCCGGGTCTATTGGATCGATCTGGTATCCGGGCGCTACGAAGGCTTTGTGGAACTGCCCCGGGGTAACGGTGAGGAGCATTTTGAGCTGACGGGAGTTGCCCGGGGAGAACATCTCTTTCTGCTCTCCCGGGAGAACCCCTCCAGGGTTCAGCTGGTGATCATGAACGACGAGGGGCGCGTCCTGCGACGGCGGTCTCTTGAGGTTTCCGAAGTGGATCTGACAGCACGAAGCTTTTATCTCTGTTACGATGGGGTTCTTACCGCTCTTCTGGGCTATCACGACCAGGCCCAGGTAGTGTGGTGGCGGAGCGATCGGCTCTTGCCACAGCCCTGA
- a CDS encoding chorismate mutase produces the protein MSDSDVSEKAPLCDQVPRELGEYRASIDNLDAALVHLLAERFRVTRKVGELKRQEALPPADEGREERQLLRLKEIATTAGLDPTVVDLIFPALMSEVRRRHQELRGDGPRPL, from the coding sequence GTGAGTGATAGCGACGTGAGTGAGAAAGCCCCCCTTTGTGATCAGGTCCCCCGGGAGCTTGGAGAATACCGGGCTTCTATCGACAACCTCGATGCGGCCCTGGTGCATCTTCTGGCCGAACGGTTCCGTGTGACCCGCAAAGTAGGTGAATTGAAGCGCCAGGAAGCGCTTCCCCCGGCAGACGAAGGCCGGGAGGAGCGGCAACTGCTGCGTCTGAAGGAGATTGCCACCACCGCCGGGCTGGACCCGACCGTGGTGGATCTGATTTTCCCGGCCCTTATGTCGGAGGTTCGCCGACGGCATCAGGAATTGCGCGGCGACGGTCCCCGGCCATTGTGA
- a CDS encoding peptidoglycan DD-metalloendopeptidase family protein, whose translation MAFPKLRLLAPATPSFSLPAGRIGFFTLDERDIPLHAAAILCAVLVNMLLLSVSVDKIILSRIIPSITLPDVSGVVVRSPLSREESDFSVIGEVLGVDTDEFSQLQVETYQLQRGDTLGEIALRHNLSMDTLISFNRIEDVRRIQAGATFQIPDRDGLLYTVRRGDTLARVADRQGSSVNAILDANDLRSEVLQEGQVLFVPGARLNETERRIILGELFAWPMRGRISSGFGMRPDPFTGQRRFHNGLDIVNSMRTPVRAAASGRVVHVESQIGNYGRFVILRHADGFQTLYAHLDSYSVRVGQNVSRGQQIGAMGNSGRSTGPHLHFSVIHNGRFVNPMRYLH comes from the coding sequence ATGGCGTTCCCGAAATTGCGGCTCCTTGCCCCGGCGACTCCCTCCTTTTCGTTGCCTGCCGGGCGGATTGGTTTCTTTACCCTGGATGAACGGGATATCCCGCTCCACGCGGCGGCCATTCTTTGTGCTGTTCTGGTGAACATGCTCCTGTTGTCCGTGTCGGTGGACAAGATCATTCTCTCCCGGATAATTCCCTCGATTACTCTACCCGACGTTTCCGGGGTGGTTGTTCGCTCTCCCCTGAGCCGCGAAGAGAGCGATTTTTCCGTGATCGGAGAGGTTTTGGGGGTCGATACCGACGAGTTCTCGCAGCTTCAGGTTGAGACCTACCAGCTGCAACGAGGCGATACTCTGGGAGAGATCGCGCTTCGCCATAATCTCTCCATGGATACGCTGATCAGTTTTAACCGCATCGAAGATGTGCGGCGGATTCAGGCGGGGGCCACCTTCCAGATTCCTGATCGGGACGGGCTTCTCTACACGGTGCGTCGGGGCGATACCCTGGCCCGGGTTGCCGATCGGCAGGGATCATCGGTGAACGCCATTCTCGATGCCAACGATCTGCGTAGCGAGGTTCTTCAGGAAGGACAGGTTCTCTTTGTGCCGGGAGCGCGCCTGAACGAGACGGAGCGCCGGATTATTCTGGGCGAGCTCTTCGCCTGGCCCATGCGGGGACGGATCAGCAGCGGTTTTGGCATGAGACCCGATCCGTTCACAGGGCAACGGCGGTTTCACAACGGCCTTGATATCGTGAACTCCATGAGAACTCCCGTCCGGGCGGCTGCCTCGGGCAGGGTCGTTCATGTCGAGAGCCAGATAGGCAACTACGGGCGCTTTGTTATTCTGCGCCATGCCGATGGGTTCCAGACGCTTTATGCGCATCTGGATAGTTATTCGGTTCGGGTGGGGCAAAACGTTTCCCGGGGGCAACAGATTGGGGCCATGGGAAACTCCGGGCGAAGTACCGGTCCCCATCTGCACTTTTCTGTGATCCATAACGGGCGATTTGTGAATCCCATGAGGTACCTGCACTGA